The Effusibacillus pohliae DSM 22757 genome includes a window with the following:
- a CDS encoding IclR family transcriptional regulator, with protein MEEGVKSVERAFQILERVSLAKNGIGVTELANELNMYKSTIHRVLSTLANLGYIEQDPETERYKLGYKLLEMSSRLLSNLDIRREAMPYLQELVDLTNEVVHLVVLNKGEVVYIEKVEGSETIRMHSRVGNRAPVHCTGVGKAILAYLPEQQVREIIRQYGLQPHTPHTLTSIEDLLHDLQKVRQRGYALDLEENELGITCVAAPIFDHTGAVVAAISVSAPTIRMQRERLETLAQQVRNISDKISARLGYRSE; from the coding sequence ATGGAAGAAGGCGTCAAATCGGTGGAACGGGCGTTTCAGATTCTGGAACGGGTCAGCCTGGCCAAAAATGGGATCGGCGTAACCGAACTGGCCAACGAACTGAACATGTACAAAAGCACCATTCACCGGGTGCTGAGCACGTTGGCAAATCTCGGCTACATCGAACAGGACCCGGAAACGGAACGCTACAAATTGGGATACAAACTGCTTGAAATGTCTTCCCGGCTGCTGAGCAACCTGGATATCCGGCGGGAAGCGATGCCGTACCTGCAGGAACTGGTTGACCTGACCAACGAGGTCGTGCATCTGGTGGTGCTCAACAAAGGGGAAGTCGTCTATATCGAAAAAGTGGAAGGCAGCGAAACGATCCGCATGCACAGCCGGGTGGGCAATCGCGCGCCTGTCCATTGTACCGGCGTGGGGAAGGCGATTCTCGCCTATCTGCCGGAGCAGCAGGTGCGGGAAATCATCCGGCAATACGGCCTGCAGCCGCACACTCCTCATACGTTGACCTCAATCGAGGATCTGTTGCACGATTTGCAAAAAGTCCGCCAACGGGGGTACGCGCTCGACCTGGAAGAAAACGAGTTGGGGATCACCTGCGTGGCCGCTCCGATCTTTGATCATACGGGTGCAGTGGTGGCCGCCATCTCCGTCTCGGCACCAACCATCCGCATGCAGCGTGAGCGGCTGGAAACACTCGCCCAACAGGTGCGGAACATCAGCGATAAGATCTCGGCCCGCCTGGGGTACCGGTCTGAATAA